The Saccopteryx leptura isolate mSacLep1 chromosome 2, mSacLep1_pri_phased_curated, whole genome shotgun sequence genome has a window encoding:
- the LOC136393985 gene encoding adenylate cyclase type 10-like, whose protein sequence is MQLKSIITLVIRCSLKIHQLFRLKESEEGLEVRVKIGLAAGHISMLVFGDEARDFFLVTGQTVDDVRRAQNLAQVNDVVLSPNCWQLCDRSLVEIERIPDARAVKVCGRCRLRELRCSVPGTTCPQSPWGGGGLGRTLRASACYILAR, encoded by the exons ATGCAACTGAAAAGCATCATAACGCTGGTGATTCGGTGCAGCCTGAAGATCCACCAGCTGTTCAGGCTCAAGGAGTCCGAGGAGGGCCTGGAGGTCCGCGTCAAGATCG GCCTGGCCGCCGGCCACATCAGCATGCTGGTCTTCGGGGACGAAGCCCGCGACTTCTTCCTGGTGACCGGACAGACGGTGGACGACGTGCGCCGGGCGCAGAACTTAGCGCAGGTGAACGACGTCGTGCTGTCGCCCAACTGCTGGCAGCTCTGCGACCGGAGCCTGGTTGAGATAGAAAGGATTCCGGACGCGAGAGCGGTGAAGGTATGCGGGCGCTGTCGCCTGCGGGAGCTCCGCTGCTCTGTGCCCGGGACCACCTGTCCGCAGAGCCCCTGGGGCGGGGGCGGTCTGGGGCGGACTCTCAGGGCTTCCGCCtgttacatcctggcgagatag